The following are encoded together in the Bacillus sp. V2I10 genome:
- the wecB gene encoding non-hydrolyzing UDP-N-acetylglucosamine 2-epimerase yields MKIMTILGTRPEIIRLSLIIRKLDLFADKHILVHTGQNYNRNLSDIFFEEMEVRQPDYFIQSVFHSLGEQLGNMFPEIEKIINKEKPDRILVLGDTNSALCAIIAERMGIPVFHMEAGNRCFDTSVPEEINRKIIDSISSFNLPYTDNSRDNLLLEGIPTNRIWVSGNPIYEVVHHFQDKIDKSDILKKLDLKPGGYILVTAHRAENVDNENRLINIIEGLHSTVKKHQIPIVFSVHPRTQDRMKKFGINSPHTLVKFCEPFGFIDFIKLQKNARCVVTDSGTVQEESCILGIPSVTIRKSTERPETVLCGSNVVSGLESKRIAECLDLMMESSNNWKIPKGYDDVNVSTKVIHFILGGVSNV; encoded by the coding sequence ATGAAAATAATGACAATTCTTGGAACGCGCCCGGAAATTATCCGGCTAAGCCTTATTATACGAAAGCTAGATCTTTTCGCAGATAAGCACATTCTCGTTCATACCGGACAAAACTATAATCGAAATTTAAGCGATATTTTCTTTGAAGAGATGGAAGTTCGTCAGCCGGATTACTTTATTCAATCGGTTTTTCATTCATTGGGCGAACAGCTGGGTAATATGTTTCCAGAAATTGAGAAAATTATAAATAAAGAAAAACCGGATCGAATCCTTGTACTCGGGGATACAAACAGCGCCCTTTGCGCAATTATTGCCGAGCGAATGGGAATACCTGTTTTCCATATGGAAGCGGGAAACCGCTGTTTTGATACTAGTGTACCGGAAGAAATTAATAGAAAAATCATAGATTCTATCTCTTCCTTTAATTTACCTTATACGGATAACAGCAGAGATAATTTACTGCTAGAAGGAATTCCGACCAATCGAATTTGGGTTTCAGGAAATCCAATATATGAAGTGGTCCATCATTTTCAAGACAAAATAGACAAGAGCGACATTTTAAAAAAGCTGGATTTGAAGCCTGGAGGTTATATATTGGTTACTGCCCATCGTGCAGAAAATGTTGATAATGAAAATCGGCTTATAAATATCATTGAAGGGTTACACTCGACAGTTAAAAAGCACCAAATTCCGATTGTTTTTAGTGTACATCCGCGGACTCAAGATCGAATGAAGAAATTCGGCATAAATTCACCTCATACGTTAGTGAAATTTTGTGAACCTTTTGGGTTTATAGACTTTATCAAATTGCAAAAAAACGCCCGTTGTGTGGTTACGGACAGCGGTACCGTTCAGGAAGAAAGCTGCATCCTAGGTATTCCCTCTGTCACAATACGAAAAAGTACAGAAAGACCTGAAACGGTTTTATGCGGCAGCAACGTTGTGTCTGGTCTAGAATCAAAACGGATAGCAGAATGTTTAGACTTAATGATGGAATCAAGCAACAATTGGAAAATTCCCAAAGGATATGACGATGTAAATGTTTCGACCAAAGTTATTCATTTTATTTTAGGAGGCGTTTCTAATGTTTAA
- a CDS encoding bifunctional 2-polyprenyl-6-hydroxyphenol methylase/3-demethylubiquinol 3-O-methyltransferase UbiG, producing MANHDQVNLRYYGLINTEESHKATQFRVHWMCKQAAGKKVLDIGCSQGITSILLGREGFDVTGVDLEETSINYANEELKKESKLVQDKVKFLLHDATTLDKSLGKFDTVILGEVLEHFSHPHKILKRVHLSLNDKGRVLVTVPFGLHPFHDHKQTFYIGNLAYLLDLYFEEIKIEVHYKYICYVGRNRERIKSNFEIEYTPEQLKKWIKLDEENFLQIEKKNEKLFKDRKQRLEVKENQIKEMQKRIEQMNKQLDLFTLQQKKIKDMSISKEEANCDSEKN from the coding sequence ATGGCCAATCATGATCAAGTTAATTTGCGTTACTATGGATTAATTAATACGGAGGAGTCCCATAAGGCTACACAATTTAGAGTGCATTGGATGTGTAAACAGGCTGCAGGTAAAAAGGTACTGGATATAGGATGCAGCCAAGGAATCACCTCTATTTTACTAGGAAGAGAAGGTTTTGATGTTACAGGGGTAGATCTTGAGGAAACAAGTATCAATTATGCGAATGAAGAGTTAAAAAAGGAATCGAAACTTGTCCAAGACAAAGTGAAATTTCTCTTGCATGATGCTACCACATTAGATAAAAGTCTTGGGAAATTTGATACCGTTATTTTAGGGGAGGTACTTGAGCACTTTTCTCATCCCCATAAAATTTTAAAAAGAGTCCATCTTTCTCTTAATGATAAAGGACGTGTCCTTGTCACAGTTCCCTTTGGTTTACACCCTTTTCACGACCATAAGCAAACGTTTTACATTGGAAATCTAGCGTATCTTCTTGATCTCTATTTTGAAGAAATAAAGATTGAGGTTCATTATAAATATATTTGCTATGTCGGACGGAATAGAGAACGAATCAAATCTAATTTTGAAATTGAATATACACCGGAGCAGCTTAAAAAATGGATAAAATTAGATGAGGAGAACTTCCTTCAGATCGAGAAGAAAAATGAGAAATTGTTTAAAGACAGAAAACAGCGTTTGGAAGTAAAAGAAAATCAAATTAAAGAGATGCAAAAGCGCATAGAACAGATGAATAAACAATTAGACTTATTTACATTACAACAAAAAAAAATAAAAGATATGTCTATAAGTAAAGAAGAGGCCAATTGTGACTCTGAAAAAAATTAG
- a CDS encoding carboxylesterase, with translation MKRVWPKPFTFEGGDRAVLLLHGFTGNTADVRMLGRYLNERGYTCHAPQYKGHGVPPEELVHTGPEDWWKDVMDGYNLLKERGHKSIAVAGLSLGGVFSVKLGYTVPVKGIVPMCAPMYIKSEEVMYKGILEYARNFKKFEGKSEAEIKEEMKQFEKTPMNTLRALQELIADVRNNVDMVYSPAFVAQARHDHMINTDSANIIYNEVESDNKHLKWYEESGHVITLDKERDQLHADVHEFLESLDWQ, from the coding sequence ATGAAGAGAGTATGGCCAAAACCATTTACATTTGAAGGCGGAGACCGTGCCGTCCTGCTTCTACACGGTTTTACAGGCAATACAGCTGACGTGAGGATGCTTGGACGCTATTTGAATGAGAGAGGATATACCTGCCATGCACCTCAATACAAAGGCCATGGCGTACCGCCTGAAGAGCTTGTGCACACTGGTCCTGAAGATTGGTGGAAGGACGTGATGGACGGCTATAATCTGCTGAAAGAGCGGGGGCATAAATCGATCGCGGTTGCCGGTTTATCCCTTGGCGGTGTGTTTTCTGTCAAATTGGGTTACACTGTACCTGTAAAGGGTATTGTTCCGATGTGCGCCCCTATGTATATCAAGAGTGAAGAAGTGATGTACAAGGGGATTTTAGAGTATGCCCGCAACTTTAAGAAATTCGAAGGAAAATCAGAAGCAGAAATCAAAGAGGAAATGAAGCAATTTGAAAAAACGCCGATGAATACACTGAGGGCTCTTCAGGAACTGATTGCAGATGTAAGGAATAATGTGGATATGGTTTATTCACCGGCATTTGTCGCTCAAGCGAGACATGACCACATGATTAATACAGATAGTGCAAATATTATTTATAACGAAGTAGAATCTGATAACAAGCATTTAAAATGGTACGAAGAATCTGGACATGTCATCACACTGGATAAAGAGCGCGATCAGCTCCATGCAGATGTGCATGAGTTTTTAGAAAGTCTTGATTGGCAATAA
- a CDS encoding glycosyltransferase family 4 protein, which translates to MKILLATFWTYPQLSGVNTYITLLREILEQNDHKVDILAQKPNSDNYYLISRDEVINGKSAPKAKIMDFVSPLMRGYYHQQLPYVDQWVHWQEIERYTFELSASLFDLSQYDLIHSQDVITSRAISRVKPDHVPLVATIHGLLAKEMIVNEDILSENRKLAKKWNHYLSVKEYLGVSSADHVIIPSQWLAKQLSSENIGAHYNKMNIIPYGMDISSFLQKMNDEPSPKTPELSENIQFIISCPARLVTLKGHQTLIDSLSIIKEKRSDFVCWFIGDGELENELKRYAKEKGLSEIIFFLGERKDVPALLNKTDIVVLPSLQDNLPFAIMEAQAAGKPVAASEVGGIPEMITHKETGLLFEKRNSLQLAESILELLDDSALRTKLKNNSKKSSEIKWSVQTKYQSTINIYNQAIASVNAQSNLIDKVENKRNNPESIFMFEVNVPLYTKVWKEISKNLPANYTIPDLEINMSLSDKNSS; encoded by the coding sequence ATGAAAATTCTTCTAGCTACTTTTTGGACATATCCTCAACTAAGCGGTGTGAACACGTATATCACATTACTTCGGGAAATACTGGAACAAAATGATCACAAAGTGGACATACTTGCACAAAAACCAAATTCGGATAATTATTATTTGATAAGCAGGGACGAAGTAATTAACGGAAAATCCGCTCCAAAAGCAAAAATTATGGATTTTGTTTCCCCTTTAATGAGAGGCTATTACCATCAACAATTGCCTTATGTTGATCAATGGGTCCATTGGCAGGAAATTGAACGTTACACCTTTGAATTGTCTGCTTCGTTATTTGATTTGAGTCAATACGATCTTATTCACTCACAGGATGTAATAACATCAAGGGCAATATCCAGAGTCAAACCAGATCATGTTCCGCTGGTGGCCACTATTCATGGCTTACTTGCTAAAGAAATGATCGTAAATGAAGATATTTTAAGTGAGAATAGAAAATTGGCAAAGAAGTGGAATCACTACCTTTCAGTAAAAGAGTACCTCGGTGTATCCTCTGCAGATCACGTAATCATTCCCTCACAATGGCTTGCAAAGCAATTAAGCAGTGAAAATATTGGCGCTCATTATAATAAGATGAACATAATACCCTATGGAATGGATATATCTTCTTTTCTGCAAAAGATGAATGATGAACCTTCCCCAAAAACTCCTGAACTAAGTGAAAATATACAATTTATTATTTCTTGCCCTGCACGATTAGTGACTCTCAAAGGTCATCAAACGCTTATCGATTCTTTGAGTATTATAAAAGAAAAACGAAGTGATTTTGTCTGCTGGTTTATAGGGGATGGTGAACTGGAAAACGAACTCAAGAGATATGCAAAAGAGAAAGGATTATCCGAAATAATCTTCTTTTTGGGTGAAAGGAAAGACGTACCTGCTCTATTAAATAAAACAGATATAGTTGTTCTGCCTTCTTTACAGGACAATCTCCCATTTGCCATCATGGAAGCGCAGGCTGCGGGGAAGCCTGTTGCCGCTTCGGAGGTTGGGGGCATTCCAGAGATGATTACTCATAAAGAAACAGGCCTTTTGTTTGAAAAAAGAAACAGTCTGCAGCTGGCAGAAAGCATCCTTGAGCTTTTGGATGATTCCGCTCTTCGCACAAAATTAAAAAATAATTCAAAAAAATCAAGTGAAATAAAGTGGTCCGTTCAAACGAAATATCAATCCACAATTAACATCTATAATCAAGCAATAGCGTCTGTAAATGCCCAAAGTAATCTGATTGATAAAGTAGAAAACAAAAGAAATAACCCAGAAAGTATTTTTATGTTTGAAGTGAATGTTCCTTTATACACCAAAGTCTGGAAGGAGATTTCAAAAAATCTTCCTGCAAACTATACTATTCCAGATTTAGAAATTAATATGTCTCTTTCAGATAAAAATAGTAGCTGA
- a CDS encoding sulfotransferase domain-containing protein, whose amino-acid sequence MKKLPKVLLLGIPECGVSTLNEIVHRIPFLRSGKWLNQWEEEVCGALKGLNSGEVWTGYVYYSGEVMRYLEDNQIRRIFIYRDPRDMILSYLFYILNDDKHIHHKYFTEHLDCLDEQIKKMITGFYESGTIAKQYGQEAIGYGSMNDHYLPYLRWLEDPNTCVIRYENLIDDNSKSSELNKIIDYLWEDIKEEGFSKEDYLRLFEDAQFYKNIKKDTSNEWVKYFSEEIKEIFKEEAGELLIYLGYESDLKW is encoded by the coding sequence ATGAAAAAACTACCAAAAGTGCTGTTGCTGGGTATTCCAGAATGCGGTGTTTCTACTTTGAATGAAATTGTGCATAGAATACCTTTTTTACGTTCAGGAAAATGGTTAAACCAATGGGAAGAAGAAGTTTGCGGGGCTTTGAAAGGATTGAATTCAGGAGAAGTTTGGACAGGATACGTTTACTACAGTGGGGAAGTGATGCGGTATTTAGAAGATAATCAAATCCGGAGAATTTTTATCTATAGGGATCCAAGAGATATGATATTGTCTTATCTGTTTTACATTTTAAATGACGATAAACATATCCATCATAAGTATTTCACTGAGCATTTAGACTGCTTGGATGAACAAATAAAAAAAATGATAACCGGTTTTTATGAATCCGGAACGATTGCCAAGCAGTACGGTCAGGAGGCAATTGGATACGGAAGTATGAATGACCATTACCTCCCATATTTAAGGTGGCTGGAAGATCCAAATACTTGTGTGATCCGCTATGAGAATCTAATTGATGATAATTCCAAATCCAGTGAGTTGAATAAAATAATCGATTATTTATGGGAAGACATCAAAGAGGAAGGTTTTTCGAAGGAGGATTATTTAAGACTATTCGAGGATGCTCAATTTTATAAAAATATAAAAAAAGATACTTCCAATGAATGGGTAAAATATTTTTCGGAGGAAATTAAAGAGATATTCAAGGAAGAAGCAGGAGAACTATTAATCTATTTAGGATATGAAAGTGACCTTAAGTGGTAA
- a CDS encoding SDR family oxidoreductase — MKVLVLGGNGMAGHMIKDYLTEATSYEIYYTIRGNSEEERCFTLDVLDEQSVEALLKQLKPDLVINTTGLLNDNAASLFMEAIYVNSLFPHKLSLYGRQYGFKVIHISTDCVFSGDRGDYTENERKDGTSVYAKTKSLGEIIDNSNITIRTSIIGPELKKEGTGLFHWFMHQSGEILGYQSVYWNGVTTLELAKAIEWLIPRSISGLVQLTGAKKISKFELLNLIKKEFKRDSIVIKAYDQVKSDKSLLNTRSDFLYKASSYSQMLAELKGWMDSRKKGIYQYT; from the coding sequence TTGAAGGTTCTTGTTTTAGGCGGTAACGGTATGGCGGGGCATATGATAAAAGATTATTTGACTGAAGCTACTTCTTATGAAATCTACTATACCATCAGGGGAAATTCAGAGGAAGAGCGGTGTTTTACTTTAGACGTGTTAGATGAGCAAAGTGTGGAAGCATTGTTAAAACAGCTAAAGCCTGATCTCGTCATTAATACGACCGGCTTGTTGAATGACAATGCTGCCAGTCTCTTCATGGAGGCCATTTATGTAAACAGTCTCTTTCCGCATAAATTATCCCTATACGGCCGACAGTATGGTTTTAAGGTTATTCATATCAGTACGGACTGCGTTTTTTCTGGGGATAGAGGTGACTATACGGAAAATGAACGTAAAGACGGAACGTCCGTTTACGCAAAAACGAAAAGCCTAGGAGAGATTATAGACAATAGCAATATTACGATTCGAACATCCATCATTGGTCCGGAACTTAAAAAAGAGGGAACTGGACTCTTTCATTGGTTTATGCACCAGTCAGGGGAAATATTAGGATACCAGAGTGTTTATTGGAATGGTGTCACAACTCTAGAACTGGCTAAAGCGATAGAATGGCTCATACCTCGCAGCATCAGCGGACTGGTTCAACTTACAGGAGCTAAGAAAATATCAAAATTTGAACTGTTAAATCTTATTAAAAAAGAATTTAAACGGGATTCTATAGTGATTAAAGCATATGATCAAGTCAAATCAGACAAGAGTCTATTAAATACAAGATCTGATTTTTTATATAAGGCATCCTCATATTCACAAATGCTGGCAGAATTAAAAGGATGGATGGATTCCAGAAAAAAGGGAATCTACCAATATACGTGA
- a CDS encoding glycosyltransferase family A protein, translating to MTKRRIVIEINFNNYGMNPQRTTEEWIENRISIFQKYTLKSLKKQTNQNFLTVVKLAEGCSEIINRALQKYEPLPDNIKFGTSIESQRRIEAYIQGYDELYVARQDSDDLYHKSFVQQLHNYRHKPSTEVLINQDGYMWDTVDNRMIHIHFESPQYYTFVYTAKDYLDGKRYILPGGHGYAIRLPHEILKNRNYVNIVHPSITSKKRVPKGIGFAPEVMKKILDGFM from the coding sequence ATGACAAAAAGGAGAATAGTAATAGAAATCAACTTTAATAATTATGGAATGAATCCACAACGAACAACAGAGGAGTGGATTGAAAATAGGATTTCTATATTTCAAAAGTATACTCTTAAAAGTTTGAAGAAACAGACGAATCAAAATTTTCTAACTGTAGTTAAACTGGCAGAAGGATGCAGTGAAATCATTAATCGAGCTCTTCAAAAATATGAACCGCTTCCTGATAATATTAAATTTGGAACAAGTATTGAATCCCAACGCAGAATTGAAGCTTATATTCAAGGTTACGATGAACTATATGTAGCAAGGCAGGATTCGGACGATTTGTACCACAAATCTTTCGTTCAGCAGTTGCACAATTACAGACACAAACCATCCACAGAGGTATTAATTAATCAAGACGGCTACATGTGGGATACAGTCGATAACAGGATGATCCACATTCATTTTGAATCTCCGCAATACTATACTTTCGTCTATACTGCAAAAGACTACTTGGATGGTAAAAGATATATCCTGCCGGGCGGCCATGGTTATGCTATTAGATTACCTCACGAAATATTAAAGAATCGAAATTACGTAAATATTGTTCATCCTTCTATTACTTCAAAGAAAAGAGTACCGAAAGGCATTGGATTTGCACCTGAGGTTATGAAAAAAATATTGGATGGGTTCATGTAA
- a CDS encoding DMT family transporter, producing MKNTRIYLILIGVMLIWGLNVPLLKIIVESFMPVTVTAVRIFTASICVLIILSFLKLLRKPTAKETMYIAGGGLLNVVCHHYFLSVGLTMTTSTNGGLILGLGPMLTAILSILFLKQRLTVIRFTGFVLGLTGVGFTILAGSKGISSINAGDIYIFISIFTQACSFIIIKKACRTLDPRLMTGYMLFFGSMILFVISLFTEPEGIKSLFHGTPAVWGVFFASAILATAIGHMTYNFAIGMVGPAETSIFMNLSTFFALAGSALILKEAILPSHLVGLCFIVTGVILGSGAYEEFRYRHKQNEASSPR from the coding sequence TTGAAAAACACGCGCATCTATCTTATCTTGATCGGTGTTATGCTCATATGGGGACTTAACGTGCCTTTACTCAAAATCATCGTTGAAAGCTTTATGCCCGTTACGGTAACAGCCGTACGAATTTTCACAGCAAGTATTTGTGTACTCATTATCTTATCTTTTTTAAAACTTCTTCGCAAACCGACTGCCAAGGAAACAATGTATATTGCAGGCGGCGGCCTGCTGAACGTTGTGTGCCATCACTATTTCCTTTCAGTAGGACTGACAATGACCACTTCTACAAATGGAGGCTTGATACTTGGCCTTGGTCCTATGCTTACAGCCATCTTATCCATTCTCTTTCTGAAACAAAGACTGACAGTCATACGATTTACAGGTTTTGTGCTGGGACTGACTGGAGTAGGATTTACCATTTTAGCAGGAAGCAAAGGCATTAGCAGCATAAATGCAGGAGATATCTACATCTTCATATCCATTTTCACACAGGCCTGCAGCTTCATTATTATTAAAAAAGCGTGCCGGACACTTGATCCGCGCTTAATGACAGGCTATATGCTTTTCTTCGGCTCAATGATTCTATTTGTCATCAGTTTGTTTACTGAACCTGAAGGAATAAAGAGCCTCTTTCATGGAACACCTGCTGTATGGGGAGTCTTTTTCGCATCAGCCATTCTTGCAACCGCAATCGGGCATATGACATATAATTTTGCGATTGGAATGGTTGGGCCTGCAGAAACATCCATCTTTATGAATCTGAGCACATTTTTTGCTCTTGCAGGATCGGCTCTTATTTTAAAAGAAGCCATTTTGCCTTCTCATTTAGTTGGACTTTGCTTCATTGTTACTGGCGTCATTTTAGGATCAGGAGCTTATGAAGAATTCAGGTATCGTCATAAGCAAAACGAAGCTTCTTCACCTAGGTAG
- a CDS encoding polysaccharide biosynthesis protein, translating into MFKDKTILVTGGTGSWGHELTRKLLTYQPKEIRIFSRNEFSQVLMRRTFNNNSCIKYIIGDVRDFEAVNEACQQVDYVFHLAALKHVPVCEDYPQEALKTNVLGTENIIRASILQKVKKVIDVSSDKAVDPINFYGMTKAIGEKLMIRANHLSDYTRFVCIRGGNVLGTNGSVVPLFKKQILETNGVTITHKDMTRFFLTVSEAIDLLLQASTAAIGGETFVMKMNACLITDLANVLGEHLLKKTIAHKEVGIRPGEKLHEVLVSIAESPYTYQFSDQYFVILPSHTSPELYKHYQHLPKVSFQKYQSDDDLMNSENITSLLKRGGVLD; encoded by the coding sequence ATGTTTAAAGATAAAACGATTCTGGTTACAGGTGGAACTGGGTCTTGGGGCCACGAATTAACAAGGAAACTATTAACCTACCAACCAAAAGAAATTCGTATTTTTTCTCGTAATGAGTTCTCTCAAGTATTGATGCGGAGAACATTTAATAATAATTCTTGCATCAAATATATTATAGGTGATGTTAGAGATTTTGAAGCGGTAAATGAAGCTTGTCAACAGGTTGATTATGTTTTTCACCTAGCTGCACTTAAACACGTGCCTGTATGTGAAGATTATCCACAAGAAGCGTTAAAAACGAATGTACTGGGCACAGAAAATATCATCCGGGCCAGTATCTTACAAAAGGTGAAAAAGGTCATTGATGTTTCCAGTGATAAGGCGGTAGATCCGATTAACTTTTACGGAATGACAAAAGCGATTGGTGAAAAATTGATGATCAGGGCCAATCATCTTAGCGATTACACCCGATTTGTTTGTATTAGGGGCGGTAACGTGCTCGGAACGAACGGAAGTGTAGTCCCTCTTTTCAAAAAGCAGATTTTGGAAACAAATGGTGTTACCATTACTCATAAAGATATGACTCGTTTCTTTCTAACCGTATCAGAAGCGATTGACTTACTTTTACAAGCATCAACCGCTGCAATTGGCGGAGAAACGTTTGTTATGAAGATGAATGCTTGTCTTATCACTGATCTAGCAAATGTCCTAGGTGAGCATCTATTGAAAAAAACGATCGCACATAAGGAGGTTGGGATACGGCCCGGGGAAAAGCTTCATGAGGTTCTTGTTTCGATAGCCGAATCACCTTATACCTATCAATTCAGCGATCAATATTTTGTCATTCTTCCTTCGCACACTTCTCCTGAACTCTATAAGCACTATCAACATCTTCCCAAAGTTTCCTTTCAAAAATACCAATCTGATGATGATCTCATGAACTCCGAAAACATCACTAGTCTTTTGAAAAGGGGAGGAGTTTTAGATTGA
- a CDS encoding glycosyltransferase family A protein produces MKYTIVIPVYNKEAHLYKAIQSAFNQSLPPASIIVIDDCSTDNSMMKIKDFVQDSRLKIIQLKKNSGISKVLNEALKHIKTPYFIQLDGDDWLERFAAERLVTAMHKNPSAAFAFGDHRLWQYNQRNELVFIQNLIQPVYASKYDFLLKLGYMVNPRCYRTSCIRHVGGWITDDPWDGRYFEDARMIIRLAEQFAWIHINEVLHNVLIDYEKAEKKYPMYSYLRRSFYEEMIRRWGNEYTPVWKTHSNQIVYLERLVKK; encoded by the coding sequence ATGAAATATACAATAGTCATACCTGTTTATAATAAAGAGGCTCATTTATATAAAGCAATTCAAAGTGCCTTTAATCAATCTCTTCCCCCTGCCTCCATTATCGTGATAGATGATTGTTCTACAGATAATTCCATGATGAAAATAAAAGATTTCGTTCAAGATTCCCGGCTTAAAATTATCCAATTAAAGAAGAATTCAGGGATATCCAAAGTATTGAATGAAGCTTTGAAACACATCAAAACACCATATTTCATTCAATTGGATGGCGATGATTGGCTGGAGCGTTTTGCAGCAGAGAGGCTTGTAACTGCCATGCACAAAAATCCGTCCGCCGCTTTTGCTTTTGGAGATCATAGACTATGGCAATATAATCAGCGTAATGAATTAGTTTTTATCCAAAACTTGATTCAGCCTGTATATGCGAGTAAATATGATTTCTTATTAAAGCTGGGATATATGGTAAATCCGCGCTGTTACAGAACTTCATGTATTCGCCATGTTGGCGGGTGGATAACGGATGATCCATGGGATGGCAGATACTTTGAAGATGCTAGAATGATTATTCGTTTGGCTGAACAATTTGCCTGGATTCATATTAATGAAGTTCTCCACAATGTGCTGATTGATTATGAGAAAGCCGAAAAAAAGTACCCAATGTACAGCTATTTAAGGCGATCTTTTTATGAAGAGATGATAAGAAGATGGGGAAATGAATACACACCAGTATGGAAAACCCATTCCAATCAAATTGTTTATCTTGAAAGATTAGTTAAGAAATAA
- the secG gene encoding preprotein translocase subunit SecG, with protein sequence MHILLITLLVIVSIALITVVLLQSGKSAGLSGAISGGAEQLFGKQKARGMDLVLHRATVVLSVLFFILTIAVSYAGF encoded by the coding sequence ATGCACATTTTATTAATCACATTACTTGTCATTGTAAGTATTGCACTTATTACTGTTGTTTTACTTCAGTCAGGCAAAAGTGCTGGTTTATCAGGTGCTATCTCCGGAGGAGCTGAACAGCTTTTCGGAAAACAAAAAGCACGCGGAATGGATTTGGTGCTTCATCGTGCGACAGTCGTGTTATCAGTACTCTTTTTTATACTGACGATTGCGGTTTCGTACGCTGGATTTTAA